Within Deltaproteobacteria bacterium, the genomic segment CTTCACCTCGCCCGCCGCCAGCAGGCGGCGGCGCAGCTCCTCCGCTTCCTCGCCTCGCGCCCCCGCGGCATGCGACACCGCACGCGCGTGAAGCGCCATGTGCCCCTTCTGGATGCCCTCGGTGGCCAGCGCGCGCATCGCCGCCAGGTTCGAGGCGAGCCCGACGGCCGCCATGATCCCGGCGAGCTCGCGGGCGCTCGACACGCCGAGGATGCGCAGCGCGAGGCGCACGCGCGGATGCGACTGCACCACCGGGCCCACGGTGGACACCGCCACCGGCAGCTCGAGAGAGCCGACGAGGTGGCGCTTCTCGATCTCCCAGCGGCTGAGCGAGCCGTAGGCGCCGTCGCGGCACGCGTAGGCGTGCGCCCCCGCCTCGATCGCGCGCCAGTCGTTCCCCGTCGCGACGGCCAGCGCGTCGATGCCGTTCATGATGCCCTTGTTGTGCGTGGCGGCCCGGTAGGGGTCGGCCGCCGCGAACTCGTACGCGTAGAGGACCCGCTCGGCCACCTCGGCGCCGTCCTGCCCGTCGCGCTCGAGCGCCGAGAAGGGGATGCGGACCGCGGCGCGCGCCAGGCGCCGGTCGGCGAGGTTCGAGAGGATGCGGAGGCACGCCGTGCCGCCCGCGATCTCCTCGACCATGGGCGAGAGCGCCTCGACGAGCGAGTTGACGGCGTTGGCGCCCATCGCGTCGCCGGTGTCGAGGAGCATGTGCACGACCACCATGGTCTCGCCCCGCGGCGAGCGCACGAGCCGCACCTCGACGTCGCGCGGCCCGGCGCCGCGCCGGCAGAGCCCCGGCGTCGCCTCCTCGGCGGCGGCGAGGAGCCGGGCGCGTGCCGCCCCGAGGCGCTCGACCGCCGCGCCCGGGTCGGGGACGTTGACGAGCTGGATCTGGCCGATCATCGCCCCGGGGTCGGCCTCGGCGACGAAGCCACCGCCGGCCCGCGCGATCAGCGCGGCGTACGAGGCCGCAGCGACCACCGACGGCTCCTCGATCACCATCGGAATCACGCG encodes:
- a CDS encoding hydroxymethylglutaryl-CoA reductase, degradative; translated protein: MSTSRIPAFYQLTVDERRRRLAEALDLSAADVEALTAADALPLDVADIMIENAVGTFALPFGVALNFQVNGRDRVIPMVIEEPSVVAAASYAALIARAGGGFVAEADPGAMIGQIQLVNVPDPGAAVERLGAARARLLAAAEEATPGLCRRGAGPRDVEVRLVRSPRGETMVVVHMLLDTGDAMGANAVNSLVEALSPMVEEIAGGTACLRILSNLADRRLARAAVRIPFSALERDGQDGAEVAERVLYAYEFAAADPYRAATHNKGIMNGIDALAVATGNDWRAIEAGAHAYACRDGAYGSLSRWEIEKRHLVGSLELPVAVSTVGPVVQSHPRVRLALRILGVSSARELAGIMAAVGLASNLAAMRALATEGIQKGHMALHARAVSHAAGARGEEAEELRRRLLAAGEVKIDRARELLRALEPRS